The following proteins come from a genomic window of Ochotona princeps isolate mOchPri1 chromosome 14, mOchPri1.hap1, whole genome shotgun sequence:
- the TMEM215 gene encoding transmembrane protein 215, whose product MRPDDINPRTGLVVALVSVFLVFGFMFTVSGMKGETLGNIPLLAIGPAICLPGIAAIALARKTEGCTKWPENELLWVRKLPCFRKPKDKEVVELLRTPSDLESGKGSSDELAKKVGLRGKPLPQGQSEVPVASSITTPTPTEEGDCQSLVQSGHREETSRYLDGYCPSGSSLTYSALDVKCSAWDRSDCPEPEDSIFFVPQDSIIVCSYKQNSPYDRYCCYINQSQGRWDHETIV is encoded by the coding sequence ATGCGGCCTGATGACATCAACCCGAGGACTGGGCTGGTGGTGGCCCTGGTCAGTGTCTTCCTGGTCTTTGGCTTTATGTTCACTGTCTCCGGGATGAAAGGAGAGACACTGGGGAACATCCCCCTCCTGGCCATCGGGCCAGCCATTTGCTTGCCTGGCATCGCAGCCATTGCCCTGGCTAGGAAGACTGAGGGATGCACCAAGTGGCCCGAGAACGAGCTGCTGTGGGTCCGTAAGCTGCCCTGCTTCCGGAAACCCAAGGACAAGGAGGTGGTGGAGCTGCTGAGGACCCCTTCAGACCTGGAGTCTGGCAAAGGGAGCTCGGACGAGCTGGCCAAGAAAGTGGGCCTCAGGGGGAAGCCGCTCCCCCAGGGGCAGAGTGAGGTGCCTGTGGCCAgctccatcaccacccccacccccacagagGAAGGAGACTGCCAGAGTCTGGTCCAGAGTGGGCACCGGGAGGAGACGTCTCGATACCTGGATGGCTACTGTCCCTCAGGCAGTTCCCTCACCTATAGTGCCTTGGACGTCAAGTGTTCAGCCTGGGACAGATCCGACTGCCCCGAGCCGGAGGACAGCATCTTCTTTGTGCCCCAGGACAGCATCATCGTTTGTTCCTACAAGCAGAACAGCCCCTATGACAGGTACTGTTGTTACATCAATCAGAGCCAAGGCAGGTGGGACCATGAGACCATAGTATAA